The proteins below come from a single Halostagnicola larsenii XH-48 genomic window:
- a CDS encoding acetylglutamate/acetylaminoadipate kinase, with amino-acid sequence MVTVVKIGGARAVDPEGALADVASLVEDGEDVVLTHGGSTAVDETLEELGEEPTYVETPGGVVGRFTDERTMDVFKMVMPGKLNTDLVEALQNEGVDAVGLTGTDGKLLSGKRKSAVRVKEDGKKKIKRGDHSGTIESVNADLLETLLSSSYTPVVSVPVLGREKDGGYTAVNADADRAAAAVAGALEADLVLLTDVSGIYEDPDDESTKIDGASTPAEFETVKDAAEGFMTKKVMAAEESLEGGAASVVVADANADDPITSALHGDGTTLLPDVLEDDENAKTEATE; translated from the coding sequence ATGGTAACCGTCGTCAAAATCGGCGGCGCACGCGCCGTCGACCCCGAGGGTGCGCTCGCTGACGTCGCCTCGCTCGTCGAGGACGGCGAGGATGTCGTCCTCACCCACGGCGGTTCGACCGCCGTCGACGAGACGCTCGAGGAACTCGGCGAGGAGCCGACCTACGTCGAAACGCCCGGCGGCGTCGTCGGCCGATTCACCGACGAACGGACGATGGACGTCTTCAAGATGGTGATGCCGGGGAAGCTCAACACGGACCTCGTCGAGGCCCTCCAGAACGAGGGCGTCGACGCAGTTGGGCTCACCGGCACCGACGGAAAGCTGCTCTCGGGCAAGCGAAAATCCGCAGTTAGGGTCAAAGAGGACGGCAAGAAGAAGATCAAACGCGGCGACCACTCGGGAACGATCGAGTCGGTCAACGCGGACCTGCTCGAGACGCTGCTCTCGAGTTCGTACACGCCCGTCGTCTCCGTTCCGGTACTCGGGAGGGAGAAAGACGGCGGCTACACCGCCGTCAACGCCGACGCGGACCGCGCGGCTGCCGCGGTCGCGGGCGCGCTCGAGGCGGATCTCGTCCTCCTGACAGACGTGTCGGGGATCTACGAGGATCCCGACGACGAGTCGACCAAGATCGACGGGGCCTCGACGCCCGCGGAGTTCGAGACCGTCAAAGACGCCGCGGAAGGATTCATGACGAAGAAGGTGATGGCGGCCGAGGAGTCCCTCGAGGGCGGAGCCGCCTCGGTCGTCGTCGCGGACGCGAACGCGGACGACCCGATCACGAGCGCACTCCATGGCGACGGGACGACCCTGCTGCCCGATGTGCTCGAGGATGACGAGAACGCGAAAACGGAGGCCACAGAATGA
- a CDS encoding aspartate aminotransferase family protein: protein MSDHDFVSGGKPIGIERGEGPYLYTADETAYIDAGASFACTPLGHSHPAVVDAVCEQVENLIFIDSSYPVQSREDAYASFVASTPDGLDQAWFCNSGTEANEAALKFARSATGESKIVAATRSFHGRTMGALAATWKDKYKKPYEPLAGDVEFVPYGDSEELAAAVDDETAAVILEPIQGEGGINVPPAGYLETAREVTDDAGAALVFDEVQTGMGRTGSMWACQNAGVTPDILTTAKGLGNGLPVGAVAVRDWIADGAASHNATFSGGPVVTAAVHATISTLVEEEWPAHAAEMGEYLTAELEAALGDEVREVRGEGLLIGIELKRGANRAARDLAMNHQILALPAGRTVLRLLPPLVIDEADADQLVGALAEVVVSES, encoded by the coding sequence ATGAGCGACCACGATTTCGTTTCCGGCGGCAAGCCGATCGGCATCGAGCGCGGCGAGGGACCGTACCTCTACACGGCCGACGAGACGGCGTACATCGACGCGGGTGCAAGCTTCGCCTGCACGCCGCTCGGGCACAGTCACCCGGCGGTTGTCGACGCAGTCTGCGAACAAGTCGAAAACCTGATATTCATCGACTCCTCCTATCCCGTTCAGTCGCGCGAGGACGCCTACGCTTCGTTCGTCGCGTCGACGCCCGACGGACTGGATCAGGCCTGGTTCTGTAACTCCGGGACCGAGGCAAATGAAGCTGCGCTAAAATTCGCCCGCTCGGCGACCGGCGAGTCGAAGATCGTCGCCGCGACCCGCTCGTTCCACGGCCGGACGATGGGAGCGCTCGCGGCCACCTGGAAGGACAAGTACAAGAAACCCTACGAACCGCTTGCAGGTGACGTGGAGTTCGTTCCGTACGGCGACAGCGAGGAACTCGCGGCCGCCGTCGACGACGAGACTGCGGCGGTCATCTTGGAGCCGATCCAGGGCGAGGGCGGGATCAACGTTCCGCCGGCGGGCTACCTCGAGACGGCACGCGAGGTCACCGACGACGCCGGCGCGGCGCTCGTCTTCGACGAGGTTCAGACCGGCATGGGTCGGACGGGTTCGATGTGGGCCTGTCAGAACGCGGGCGTCACACCAGACATCCTGACGACGGCCAAGGGGCTTGGCAACGGCCTGCCCGTCGGCGCGGTCGCGGTCCGCGACTGGATCGCTGACGGCGCGGCTTCCCACAACGCAACCTTCAGCGGCGGTCCCGTCGTCACCGCGGCGGTCCACGCGACCATCTCGACGCTGGTCGAGGAGGAGTGGCCCGCTCACGCCGCCGAGATGGGCGAGTATCTCACGGCGGAACTCGAGGCCGCCCTCGGCGACGAGGTGCGGGAGGTCCGCGGCGAGGGGCTGCTCATCGGTATCGAGTTGAAACGCGGCGCAAACCGGGCCGCACGGGACCTAGCAATGAACCACCAAATCCTGGCGCTCCCGGCGGGTCGGACCGTTCTGCGCCTGCTGCCGCCGCTGGTGATCGACGAGGCCGACGCGGATCAGCTCGTGGGCGCGCTGGCCGAAGTCGTCGTCTCCGAGTCCTAA